Below is a genomic region from Variovorax sp. J2L1-78.
GGCCTCATCGAAACCTGCGAGGAAAGCGGCTCCTACGACCTGCTGCCTTACGTCACGGCCCTGAAGGACCGGTTGGGCGACGTCAGCCTGGTGATCTGCCTGGACTCCGGCGCCGGCAACTACGACCAGCTCTGGCTCACCACCTCGTTGCGCGGCATGGCCGGCGGCACGCTCAAGGTCGAGGTGCTGACCGAGGGCATCCACTCCGGCGACGCCTCGGGCCTGGTGCCGTCGAGCTTCCGCATCATGCGGCAGGTGCTCGACCGCCTTGAGGACAGCGCCACTGGCCGCCTGCTGCCCGCGAGCTTCCATTGCGAGGTGCCGGCCGACCGGCTGGCGCAGGCGCGCGTGACCGCCGGCATCCTCGGCGACGAGTTGTTCAAGCGCTTCCCGTGGGCGCACTACGACTGCGGCGGCTCGACCACCTTCGCGTTGCCCACCACCACCGACCCGGTCGAGGCGCTGCTCAACCGCACCTGGAAGCCGACGCTGTCGGTCACCGGCGCCGACGGCTTCCCGGCGTTGAAAGACGCGGGCAACGTGCTGCGCCCCTACACCGCGTTCAAGCTGTCGCTGCGCCTGCCGCCGCTGGTCGATGCCGACCGCGCGGTGCAGGAACTCAAGGCGCTGCTCGAAGACAACGCGCCCTACCAGGCCAAGGTCACCTTCGAGGGCGGCGGCGGCGCCACCGGCTGGAACGCGCCCGCCATCACGCCGTGGTTCGAGCAGGCGCTCAACGCCGCGTCACAGGCGCACTTCGGCGCGCCCTGCGGCTACATCGGCCAGGGCGGCACGATCCCGTTGATGAACATGCTCAGCGAAGGCTTCCCGACTGCGCAGATGATGGTCTGCGGCGTGCTCGGTCCCAAGAGCAACGCGCACGGCCCCAACGAATTCCTGCACGTGCCCTATGCGAAGAAGCTGACGGCGGCGGTGGCCGAGGTGATCGCCGCGCTGCCGGTGGCGCACCGCAAGGCGCAGGCGGAGCCGGTCGCCGCCTGACGCCTCAGGTCGATCGCCGTCAGACCGTCGCGGCCGCGCGCCGTGCCACGGCCTGCCGGCGCGCCAACCACAGCAGGGCCGCGGCGATCATCGCCACCGGTACCAGCGAGCCGATGTTCAGCCACTGCCAGCCCTGCGTCGTGACCAGCACGCCCGAGGCCAGCGAGGTGACGGCCACGGTCGCGAACACGCTGAAGTTCAACGCGCCCTGCGCGCGGTCGCGCTCCTCCGGCGTGTAGGCGCCCAGCGACAGCGTCGTGCTGCCGGTGAAGAGGAAATTCCAGCCCACGCCAAGCAGGAACAGCGCGACCAGGAACCGGTGCAGGTCCACGCCCGACAGCGCCACGGCGATGCAGCCCAGTTGCAGCACCAGCCCCACGCCCATCGCCGGCAGCGGGCCGAAGCGCCGGATCAGGTGCCCGGTGAAGAAGCCCGGCGCGAACATGCCGATCACGTGCCACTCCAGCACGAAGGCCACGTCCGGGAACGGCAGGCTGCAGATCTGCATGGCGAGCGGCGTCGCGGCCATCAGCAGGTTCATCACGCCGAAGCCCAATGCGCCGGAAAGCGCGGCCACCGCGAACACTGGCTGTCGAACGATCTCGCGCAGCGGCCGGCCGCCGTTCGCACGCTGCGCGGCCGGCACGGCGGGGAACGCGATGAAGTGCATCACCGCCATGGCGAGCAGGGCCACGCAGGCCAGCGCGAGATACGCGCCAGCGAAGGGAACGGCGAGCAGGTCGCGCGTGGCACTCGCGAGGTTCGGGCCGGCCACCGCGCCGATGAGCCCGCCCGCCATCACAATCGACACCGCCTTCTCGCGGCCCTCGGGCGGCGTGAGTTCGGCAGCGGCGAACCGGTAGAGGCCGGCGTTGGCGTTGTAGTAGCCCGCGATGACCGTGGCCAGCGTCAGCAGCCAGAAGTTGCGGCTGACGGCCGCCAGCGCGCACAGCAGCGCCGCCGCGAAGGCCACGCCGAGGCCAATCTGGAACGACCGGCGGCGACCGTAGCGCTGCTGCGTGCGCGCAACCAGGCCGGTGGAAAGCGCGCCGCCGACCACATAGCCCATCACCGGCAGCGTGGCCATCCAGGCGCGTGGTGCCATGCTCAGGCCCACCAGCCCGTTGATGGCGATGAAGGTGACGTTGTTGGTGAGGAAGAGCCCCTGGCAGGCGGCCAGTAGCCAGAGCTTGCGGTTCATGCGTCGCGGCGGGCCGGCGGGCGCCCGGCCCTCAACGCTTCTGCAGCAGGCCGCTCAGCGAGGACAGCAGTTCTTCGTTGGTGCCGACGCCCTGCTCGGGGATCTGGCCGTTCGGCGTGAGCCGATCGATCAGCGACGGCAACAGCGTGGCCAGCATCGGCAGCAGCATGCCCGGGCTGATGCCCAGCTTGCCGGCGATGGCGGAGACCGCGTCGCTGCCGAGCACCTCGTTGAGCTGGCCGCCGGAGACGGGCGCGTTCTCGCCCTTGCCGATCCAGGAGCCGATGACGTCGCCGAGGCCTGCCTGCTCGAACTTCGAGACCAGGCCGCCGAGCCCTTCCGGCCCGCCACTGTTGCCGAGCAGGCCGCCGAGCGCACCGGCGAGATCGCCCTGCCCGCCCTGCGAGCCGCCGAGCACCTGACCGAGCATCGAGTCGAGCAATCCCATGACCTATTCCTTGATGTGTGAACGAAGGGCTGCGATTGTGCGCGTCCGCGCGTCGCCTGGGAACCCGTCGGCCCGCTGGTATCCGCCGCGCGCGTGACTCAATTGGCGGCGGACCGCCTGGCCAGCAGCGGCGCGCTCACCCGCTGCACGCCCACCAAGCTCAGCACCGTGAGCAGCGAATTCTGCGCGCCGCGCCAGGCCTCGTGCAGGTCGATCCATTCGTCCAGGGCGTGGAAGCCGCCGGTCTGCCCGCCGCCGCCCACCACGATGGCCGGGATGCCCAGCGACATCGGCACGTTGGCGTCGGTGCTGCCGCCACGCAGCAGCGTGCGCAGGCCCACGCTGGCGTTGGCACGCACGGCGGCCTCGACGATCACCGCGTCGCTCGGCGTACGGCCGCCCGGGCGCTCGCCGACCAATCGGTGCGTGGCACGCAGCGTGTCGGTGCGGGCGCGGGCGTTTTCCTCTTGCACGGCGGCATCGACTGCCTCGAAGATCCTGCGCTCGAGCACCCGCAGTTCGGTCGGTGCATCTGAGCGGATGTCGATCGCCATCCGGGCCTCGGCCGCGATGACGTTGACCGCGGTGCCGCCGCTCGCCGTGCCCACGGTGAAGGTCGTGCGCGGGAAGCTGGGCGTTTTCAGGTCGGCGATCTTCGCGATGGCGCGGCCCATGCCGTGGACGGCGCTGGGCACGCGGCCGAAGGCGCCGAAGCTGTGTCCGCCCGGCCCGCTGAAAACGATCTCGTGGCGACGGCTCGCGGTGCCGGCCACCAGAACGCTGCCGTCGGGTGCGGGTTCGAGCCCGACCATGCCGTCGATCTCGGGGTGCTCCGCGAAGATGCGCTTCATGCCGCGCAGGTTGCCGAGTTCCTCTTCGCCGACGCTTGCGGCGAACAGCAGATCGCCTTCGGTCTGCACCTTCTGCTCGTTCAGCACGCGCAGCCACGACAGCAGCACCGTGAGGCCGCGCGTGTCGTCCGAGATGCCGGGCGCGTAGAGACGGCCTTCACGCTCGCGCACGCGCACGTCGGTGCCGGCCGGGAACACCGTGTCCAGGTGCGCCGACACCAGCAGCGTCGGGCCGGTGCCGCGGCCTTTGCGCAGCCCGAGCACATTGCCTTCGCCGTCGATGGTGGCATCGGTCAGGCCCAGCGCCTTCAGCCGCGCGAGGAAGGCTTCGGCGCGCTGTCGCTCCTTGAAGGGCGGCGCCTCGATCTCGGTGAGCAGCCGCAGGTCGTCGATGGTGTTGAGGTGGTCGTCGCGCACCGCGTCCAGCGTGCGCTGCACCACGGGCGCGGCCAGAAGCCGCTTGAAGGCAAGCCGGACCTCCGGACGCACCGTCCTGTCGGCCACGGCCTTCGGTGCGAAATGCTGGGCCTGCACGGCGCCTGCCAGGCAAAGGCCCGCGAGCAAGGCGGGCACGCGATGGAAGCGGCGCCGCAAGCGCGATGGCCGGACGAAGACCGCACTCATGCCCCGCCCAGCAGCGTCAGCGCCGCGAGCGCTGCGGTCTCGGCGCGCAGCACGCGGGGGCCGAGCCGGGACGGACGGAAGCCTTGAGCCAGCGCGCGGGCTTCTTCGTCGGCGCTCAGGCCACCTTCCGGCCCGCTCAGCACCTGCCAGGCGCCTGCAGCCGGCAGAGCGGCCAGCGGCTGCGTGCCAGGCACCAGGCTCAGGACGATCCGCTGCACGCCATCGTCCGTGTGCGCATCGCCGAGCCAGTCGGCGTAGGCCCGCACCGGGTGGAGCTGCGGCACGCGGTTGCGGCCGCACTGCTCGCAGGCGGCGATCGCGATGGCTTCCCAGTGGGCGCGCTTCTTCTCGGCCCG
It encodes:
- a CDS encoding M20 family metallopeptidase translates to MNAPLHREIGQRPAGALDAERALSDVTTKWDTDILRQLTDYIAIPAKSPGFDKEWSANGYLETVLRNAAAWVEAQKVEGLTLEIVRLPGRTPVLFFEVPATGTDMGETVLMYGHLDKQPEFTGWRNDLGPWTPKYENGLLYGRGGADDGYAVYASVAALQALKAQGAAHPRIVGLIETCEESGSYDLLPYVTALKDRLGDVSLVICLDSGAGNYDQLWLTTSLRGMAGGTLKVEVLTEGIHSGDASGLVPSSFRIMRQVLDRLEDSATGRLLPASFHCEVPADRLAQARVTAGILGDELFKRFPWAHYDCGGSTTFALPTTTDPVEALLNRTWKPTLSVTGADGFPALKDAGNVLRPYTAFKLSLRLPPLVDADRAVQELKALLEDNAPYQAKVTFEGGGGATGWNAPAITPWFEQALNAASQAHFGAPCGYIGQGGTIPLMNMLSEGFPTAQMMVCGVLGPKSNAHGPNEFLHVPYAKKLTAAVAEVIAALPVAHRKAQAEPVAA
- a CDS encoding MFS transporter; translated protein: MNRKLWLLAACQGLFLTNNVTFIAINGLVGLSMAPRAWMATLPVMGYVVGGALSTGLVARTQQRYGRRRSFQIGLGVAFAAALLCALAAVSRNFWLLTLATVIAGYYNANAGLYRFAAAELTPPEGREKAVSIVMAGGLIGAVAGPNLASATRDLLAVPFAGAYLALACVALLAMAVMHFIAFPAVPAAQRANGGRPLREIVRQPVFAVAALSGALGFGVMNLLMAATPLAMQICSLPFPDVAFVLEWHVIGMFAPGFFTGHLIRRFGPLPAMGVGLVLQLGCIAVALSGVDLHRFLVALFLLGVGWNFLFTGSTTLSLGAYTPEERDRAQGALNFSVFATVAVTSLASGVLVTTQGWQWLNIGSLVPVAMIAAALLWLARRQAVARRAAATV
- a CDS encoding YidB family protein, whose product is MGLLDSMLGQVLGGSQGGQGDLAGALGGLLGNSGGPEGLGGLVSKFEQAGLGDVIGSWIGKGENAPVSGGQLNEVLGSDAVSAIAGKLGISPGMLLPMLATLLPSLIDRLTPNGQIPEQGVGTNEELLSSLSGLLQKR
- a CDS encoding M20/M25/M40 family metallo-hydrolase gives rise to the protein MSAVFVRPSRLRRRFHRVPALLAGLCLAGAVQAQHFAPKAVADRTVRPEVRLAFKRLLAAPVVQRTLDAVRDDHLNTIDDLRLLTEIEAPPFKERQRAEAFLARLKALGLTDATIDGEGNVLGLRKGRGTGPTLLVSAHLDTVFPAGTDVRVREREGRLYAPGISDDTRGLTVLLSWLRVLNEQKVQTEGDLLFAASVGEEELGNLRGMKRIFAEHPEIDGMVGLEPAPDGSVLVAGTASRRHEIVFSGPGGHSFGAFGRVPSAVHGMGRAIAKIADLKTPSFPRTTFTVGTASGGTAVNVIAAEARMAIDIRSDAPTELRVLERRIFEAVDAAVQEENARARTDTLRATHRLVGERPGGRTPSDAVIVEAAVRANASVGLRTLLRGGSTDANVPMSLGIPAIVVGGGGQTGGFHALDEWIDLHEAWRGAQNSLLTVLSLVGVQRVSAPLLARRSAAN
- a CDS encoding 16S rRNA (uracil(1498)-N(3))-methyltransferase, translating into MPRFHCAVPLQAGLALALPPGAARHVQVLRMQPGEALTLFDGRGGEYAAVVERMGRSEVTVNVGAHDPVEREAPQAVHLALGMPANDRMDWLVEKATELGVASIQPLMTAHGVLRLAGERAEKKRAHWEAIAIAACEQCGRNRVPQLHPVRAYADWLGDAHTDDGVQRIVLSLVPGTQPLAALPAAGAWQVLSGPEGGLSADEEARALAQGFRPSRLGPRVLRAETAALAALTLLGGA